In the genome of Raphanus sativus cultivar WK10039 chromosome 4, ASM80110v3, whole genome shotgun sequence, one region contains:
- the LOC108855167 gene encoding 5'-3' exoribonuclease 2, whose amino-acid sequence MGVPSFYRWLIERYPLILQDVIEEEPLDAKVRVDTSKPNPNGVEYDNLYLDMNGIIHPCFHPEDRASPTTFSEVFQCMFDYIDRLFVMVRPRKLLFLAIDGVAPRAKMNQQRSRRFRAAKDAAEAAAEEERLRQEFESQGKRLPPKLDSQVFDSNVITPGTEFMSTLSFALQYYIHVRLNSDPGWKNIKVILSDANVPGEGEHKIMSYIRLQKNHPGYNPNTCHCLYGLDADLIMLALATHEVHISILREVVFTPGEQDKCFLCGQLGHRAADCEGKVKRKAGDLFDKSETNVVVKKPYQFVNIWTLPEYLEHDMQIPNSQLQKHLDRIIDDFVFICFFVGNDFLPHMPTLEIREGAIELLMSVYKKEFGSSASYLSNGSKLNLKNVEHFIQAVGLYENNIFQRRAQNHQRQSERFSRDRAQSSRNCNYDPVVQLDSLVEVSDSLRPSLEDNTSVANVETEYNIKEEEIDNSEELKFKLKKLLREKSDGFSSGKGEEDKVRLGVQGWRERYYEEKFIAKTIEEMEQIRKDVVLKYTEGLCWIMHYYYHGVCSWNWFYPYHYAPFASDLKCLDKLDIKFELGSPFKPFNQLLAVLPSASAHALPECFRKLMTDPNSPIAEFYPPDFEIDMNGKRYSWQGIAKLPFIEEQRLLDAAAKVEHSLTKEEVRRNSVLSDMLFVVSSHPLAELIRSLSSRTIKLSNKEREIATEKIDPGLSEGMNGYLALCGGDSQPSSFRSPIEGMEDVLANQVICAIYKLPDDLRGTDIARPPPGVVLPKKTVQLADLKGGANLWHEDGDRRRAPAKIIKIKRYNPQGSITGDRLGKAAHRLVLQTIDSQPGKTHINSEPALCPNTIFHNIQVTKKVASFRGSVVQKKHPQCELALKKNRSHQSEFTEEKTAFRKRKEKEKRGRNLANRRDRAKNEQQGNKGESNLENKRRRSEVNEDNRLEHKRPRPTEERNINSEGKEENKCAQAELTEEEKNAKRKLKKRRRQKKDI is encoded by the exons ATGGGAGTACCGTCGTTCTACAGATGGTTAATCGAGAGGTATCCATTGATTTTGCAAGATGTCATCGAAGAAGAACCCCTCGACGCCAAGGTTCGGGTCGATACTAGCAAACCTAATCCAAACGGCGTCGAGTATGACAATCTGTACCTCGACATGAACGGAATCATTCATCCTTGTTTCCATCCTGAAGACAGG GCTTCTCCAACAACATTTTCGGAGGTGTTTCAATGCATGTTCGATTACATAGACAGACTTTTCGTCATGGTTCGACCTCGGAAGCTTTTATTCTTGGCTATTG ATGGTGTTGCTCCAAGGGCTAAGATGAATCAACAAAGATCTAGAAGGTTTAGAGCTGCAAAAGATGCAGCAGAGGCC GCTGCTGAAGAAGAGCGACTGAGGCAAGAGTTTGAGAGTCAAGGGAAGAGGTTGCCTCCTAAACTGGACTCTCAAGTTTTTGACTCTAATGTTATTACTCCTGGAACGGAGTTCATGTCTACTCTCTCATTTGCGTTGCAATACTACATTCACGTCAGACTTAATTCTGACCCtggttggaaaaatattaag GTTATCCTCTCAGATGCTAATGTTCCTGGTGAGGGCGAACACAAGATCATGTCTTACATACGTCTTCAAAAGAACCATCCTGGTTACAACCCCAACACTTGTCATTGTCTCTATGGTTTG GACGCGGACTTGATCATGCTGGCTTTGGCCACACACGAAGTTCATATTTCAATCCTTCGTGAG GTTGTTTTCACTCCTGGAGAACAAGACAAATGCTTCTTGTGTGGTCAACTTGGACACCGAGCAGCAGACTGTGAGGGCAAGGTTAAGAGGAAGGCAGGAGATTTGTTTGATAAATCTGAGACAAATGTGGTGGTTAAGAAGCCATACCAG TTCGTGAACATCTGGACGCTTCCAGAGTATTTGGAGCACGACATGCAGATACCTAACTCGCAACTGCAAAAACATTTGGACCGCATAATTGATGACTTCGTCTTCATCTGTTTTTTTGTTGGCAATGATTTCCTGCCACATATGCCTACACTGGAGATACGGGAG GGTGCTATAGAATTACTTATGTCTGTGTACAAGAAGGAATTTGGATCAAGTGCAAGTTACCTAAGCAATGGAAGCAAG CTGAATTTAAAGAATGTGGAGCATTTTATCCAGGCCGTTGGGCtctatgaaaataatatatttcaaaggAGAGCACAAAACCACCAG AGGCAATCAGAAAGGTTTAGTCGTGACCGAGCTCAATCGAGCAGAAATTGTAACTATGACCCGGTTGTGCAactagattctcttgttgaaGTGTCCGATTCATTGCGTCCCTCATTGGAAGATAACACTAGTGTGGCGAATGTGGAAACAGAATATAACATCAAAGAAGAA GAAATAGATAACAGTGAAGAATTGAAGTTTAAGCTTAAAAAACTGTTGCGCGAAAAATCAGATGGGTTCAGTTCaggaaaaggagaagaagataag GTGAGGCTAGGTGTACAAGGATGGAGGGAGAGATACTATGAGGAAAAATTCATAGCTAAGACGATAGAGGAAATGGAACAAATACGCAAGGATGTT GTTTTGAAGTATACAGAAGGTCTTTGTTGGATAATGCATTACTATTATCATGGTGTTTGTTCATGGAATTG gttttATCCTTATCATTATGCACCTTTCGCGTCTGATCTCAAGTGCCTTGATAAGCTAGATATTAAGTTCGAACTAGGTTCCCCATTTAAACCATTCAATCAGCTTCTGGCAGTTCTGCCATCTGCAAG TGCACATGCTCTCCCAGAGTGTTTTAGGAAACTGATGACAGATCCAAATTCACCTATAGCTGAGTTTTATCCTCCCG ATTTTGAGATTGACATGAATGGAAAGCGCTATTCTTGGCag GGTATAGCAAAACTGCCTTTTATAGAAGAACAGCGTCTTCTGGATGCAGCCGCAAAAGTGGAGCACTCACTGACG AAGGAGGAAGTTCGAAGAAACAGTGTGTTGTCTGACATGCTCTTTGTGGTTTCATCTCATCCCCTTGCTGAGCTCATCCGTTCTCTCAGTAGCCGTACTATCAAATTGAGCAACAAAGAACGAGAAATAGCTACAGAAAAAATTGACCCTGGACTAAG TGAAGGGATGAATGGTTACTTAGCTTTATGTGGTGGAGATAGTCAGCCTTCATCTTTCAGGTCCCCCATCGAGGGGATGGAAGATGTATTAGCCAATCAAGTCAT TTGTGCCATATACAAACTTCCAGATGATCTTAGAGGAACTGACATTGCTCGTCCACCTCCAGGAGTGGTGTTGCCTAAAAAG ACTGTACAACTAGCGGATTTGAAAGGTGGAGCTAATCTATGGCATGAAGATGGTGATCGAAGACGAGCTCCTGcaaagattataaaaataaagag GTATAACCCACAAGGATCCATTACGGGGGATAGGCTTGGGAAGGCAGCGCACAGACTTGTGTTACAGACAATAGATTCCCAACCGGGTAAGACGCACATCAACTCGGAACCAGCATTGTGTCCGAATACTATATTCCACAACATTCAGGTGACGAAGAAAGTCGCATCATTCCGGGGGAGTGTGGTACAGAAGAAACACCCTCAGTGTGAGTTAGCTTTGAAGAAAAACAGAAGCCATCAAAGTGAATTCACCGAGGAGAAGACTGCATTCAGAAAGCGCAAGGAAAAGGAGAAAAGAGGGAGAAATTTGGCTAACAGAAGGGACAGAGCGAAGAATGAGCAGCAAGGAAACAAAGGAGAAAGCAATCTGGAAAACAAAAGGCGTCGAAGTGAAGTCAATGAGGACAACAGACTGGAACACAAAAGGCCTCGACCGACTGAGGAGAGAAACATAAACTCTGAGGGGAAGGAAGAAAACAAATGCGCTCAAGCTGAACTCACTGAGGAGGAGAAGAATGCAAAACGAAAGCTAAAGAAAAGGAGAAGACAGAAGAAAGACATTTAG